One genomic region from Vannielia litorea encodes:
- a CDS encoding LysR family transcriptional regulator, protein MARTENLNAILYFETVARRGTLSRAAEELSVSPSAVSQQIKLLEQQLGVKLFRRDGRQLSLTLEGEQLYQSAGTALRMLKDARRNLGRSRETRRLNLRVAPSFGVLWLGPRLSRFVEKHPEWELRVDAAPDPTDFDREVMDLDVRYGTGDWGGMHVEPVVEDHILPLATPAYLEALGGDPFGKARFIDSARNLCQWDSWLLRNGIETRANRKTLLMDRSSMALQLALDGVGMVLESLVVAEREVTEGRLVPVAPKVPVLRFPAHWAICPSRYLNRKAVQIFLGWIAEEAERHGRDVEAIVARHGLTVESFESVTELAG, encoded by the coding sequence ATGGCACGGACCGAGAACCTCAATGCCATCCTCTACTTCGAGACGGTGGCGCGGCGGGGCACGCTCTCCCGCGCTGCCGAAGAGCTTTCGGTCTCGCCATCGGCCGTCAGCCAGCAGATCAAGCTGTTGGAGCAGCAGCTCGGGGTGAAGCTGTTTCGGCGGGACGGGCGGCAGCTTTCGCTGACGTTGGAAGGGGAACAGCTCTATCAGTCGGCCGGTACGGCGCTGCGGATGTTGAAGGACGCGCGGCGTAACCTTGGTCGATCACGCGAGACCCGGCGGCTGAACCTGAGGGTGGCGCCGAGTTTCGGCGTGCTGTGGCTGGGGCCGCGGCTGAGCCGGTTTGTCGAGAAGCACCCGGAGTGGGAGTTGCGGGTGGATGCGGCGCCGGACCCAACGGACTTTGACCGCGAGGTGATGGACCTCGATGTGCGCTACGGCACCGGCGATTGGGGCGGGATGCACGTGGAGCCGGTGGTGGAAGATCACATCCTGCCGCTGGCAACGCCGGCGTATCTGGAGGCCTTGGGCGGCGACCCGTTCGGCAAGGCACGGTTCATCGATTCTGCGCGCAACCTGTGTCAGTGGGACAGCTGGCTCTTGCGCAACGGGATCGAGACCCGCGCCAACCGCAAGACATTGCTGATGGATCGCTCGTCGATGGCCCTGCAACTGGCACTCGACGGCGTCGGTATGGTGCTGGAATCGCTGGTTGTGGCCGAGCGGGAGGTTACTGAAGGGAGGCTGGTGCCAGTTGCACCCAAGGTGCCGGTGCTACGGTTTCCTGCGCATTGGGCGATTTGCCCGAGCCGGTATCTGAACCGGAAGGCGGTGCAGATTTTTCTGGGCTGGATTGCTGAAGAAGCGGAGCGGCACGGGCGCGACGTTGAGGCGATCGTGGCGCGGCACGGGTTGACCGTGGAGAGCTTTGAGAGCGTGACGGAGCTGGCGGGGTAG
- a CDS encoding ABC transporter substrate-binding protein, with protein sequence MTFRTILMAGTALCAGSAVSAANLEVTHWWTSGGEAAAVQQFATEFEGQTEHRWIDGAIAGGGGTARPVMVSRIIGGDPMGAFQFNHGRQAEELIEAGLLRDMTHVAEAEGWTDIVNPPSLLDACTVDGKIYCAPVNIHSWQWLWLSNGAFETAGVDVPANWDEFVAAAPALKEAGIQPMALGGQPWQSSGAFNVLMATLAGPDVLQKVYGDGDAELAGGEEMARVFKAAEDMRGMVEGSNVQDWNQATNLVITDAAGGQIMGDWAQGEFAVAGEVAGEDYTCLPGLGVIEVLSTGGDAFYFPETGDAEIEAAQDALAATLLKPQTQVAFNLKKGSLPIRGDVDLASANDCMKKGLQLLADGKTMPDVNMLNTEDTNNQLNDLFVQFFQDPSISADDAQARFVSIVENKD encoded by the coding sequence ATGACGTTTCGCACCATTCTGATGGCGGGCACGGCGCTGTGCGCAGGGTCCGCCGTTTCGGCGGCCAACCTTGAGGTGACACATTGGTGGACATCGGGCGGCGAAGCCGCAGCCGTGCAGCAGTTTGCCACCGAATTCGAGGGCCAGACCGAGCACAGGTGGATCGACGGCGCGATTGCCGGGGGCGGGGGCACCGCCCGCCCGGTGATGGTGAGCCGGATCATCGGTGGCGACCCGATGGGGGCGTTCCAATTCAACCACGGGCGTCAAGCGGAGGAGCTGATCGAGGCCGGGTTGCTGCGCGACATGACCCATGTCGCCGAGGCCGAGGGCTGGACGGATATCGTGAACCCGCCGAGCTTGCTGGACGCCTGCACGGTGGACGGCAAGATCTACTGCGCGCCGGTGAACATTCACTCGTGGCAGTGGCTGTGGCTCTCCAATGGGGCCTTCGAGACGGCAGGCGTGGACGTGCCGGCCAACTGGGACGAGTTCGTGGCTGCGGCCCCTGCACTAAAAGAGGCCGGTATCCAGCCGATGGCGCTGGGCGGGCAGCCTTGGCAGAGTTCGGGCGCATTCAACGTGCTGATGGCCACTCTGGCAGGGCCGGACGTGCTGCAGAAGGTTTATGGCGACGGCGATGCCGAATTGGCGGGCGGCGAAGAGATGGCCCGCGTGTTCAAGGCGGCCGAAGACATGCGTGGCATGGTCGAAGGCTCCAACGTGCAGGACTGGAACCAGGCCACCAACCTTGTGATCACCGATGCCGCGGGCGGCCAGATCATGGGCGACTGGGCGCAGGGCGAGTTTGCCGTGGCCGGTGAAGTTGCCGGTGAGGATTACACCTGCTTGCCGGGACTTGGCGTGATCGAGGTGCTTTCGACCGGCGGTGACGCTTTCTACTTCCCCGAGACCGGCGATGCCGAGATCGAAGCCGCGCAGGACGCGCTGGCAGCGACCCTGTTGAAGCCGCAGACTCAGGTGGCTTTCAACCTCAAGAAGGGCTCGCTGCCGATCCGCGGTGACGTCGACCTCGCCAGCGCCAACGACTGCATGAAGAAGGGCCTCCAGCTGCTCGCAGACGGCAAGACCATGCCCGACGTGAACATGCTGAACACCGAAGACACCAACAACCAGTTGAACGACCTCTTCGTTCAGTTCTTCCAGGATCCGTCGATCTCTGCCGACGACGCGCAGGCGCGTTTCGTGAGCATCGTCGAGAACAAGGACTGA
- a CDS encoding fumarylacetoacetate hydrolase family protein — protein sequence MKLLRFGPAGSEKPGILDAEGRVRDLSGKVGELAGEGVSLEALEAIRAIDVNSLPVVEEPGRIGSCVASVPNFFCIGLNYTKHAEETGAEPPKEPIIFSKATSALSGPFDEVIIPRDSVKGDWEVELGVVIGKTALYVSEEEALDYVAGYCTINDVSEREFQIEKGGQWIKGKSAPTFGPTGPYLVTADEVADPQKLRVTLDLNGETVQDSNTDDMIFTVAEIISYMSRFMQLQPGDIIATGTPSGVGMGMKPQRFLKPGDVMEIEVEGLGRQRQEAVAAK from the coding sequence ATGAAACTCTTGCGTTTTGGCCCGGCGGGCTCGGAAAAGCCCGGCATTCTGGATGCGGAAGGCCGCGTGCGTGATCTGTCCGGCAAGGTGGGCGAACTGGCGGGTGAGGGCGTATCGCTCGAGGCCCTCGAGGCGATCCGCGCCATCGACGTTAACAGCCTGCCGGTGGTTGAAGAGCCGGGCCGGATTGGCAGCTGCGTGGCCTCCGTGCCGAACTTCTTTTGCATCGGGCTGAACTACACCAAGCACGCCGAAGAAACCGGCGCCGAGCCGCCGAAGGAGCCGATCATCTTCTCGAAGGCGACTTCCGCGCTGTCGGGGCCGTTTGACGAGGTGATCATTCCGCGGGACAGCGTGAAGGGCGACTGGGAGGTCGAGCTGGGCGTGGTGATCGGCAAGACGGCGCTTTATGTCAGCGAGGAAGAGGCGCTGGATTATGTGGCCGGTTACTGCACGATCAACGATGTCTCCGAGCGCGAGTTCCAGATCGAGAAGGGTGGCCAATGGATCAAGGGCAAATCAGCCCCGACTTTCGGCCCGACCGGCCCCTACCTTGTGACCGCCGATGAAGTGGCCGACCCGCAGAAGCTGCGGGTCACGCTCGACCTCAATGGCGAGACCGTGCAGGATTCGAACACGGATGACATGATCTTCACCGTGGCCGAGATCATCAGCTATATGAGCCGGTTCATGCAGCTTCAGCCCGGCGACATCATCGCCACCGGCACGCCCTCGGGCGTGGGCATGGGCATGAAGCCGCAGCGGTTCCTGAAGCCCGGCGACGTGATGGAGATCGAGGTGGAAGGCCTCGGGCGCCAGCGGCAGGAGGCCGTGGCGGCGAAGTAA
- a CDS encoding NAD(P)H-dependent oxidoreductase, with protein sequence MNLASMLAARNAAGRPVRVGLIGAGKFGSMILAQARHIEGLHVVGVADLDVKKARESFARVHWPREQYAASSVQDALSSGQTWITEDAGALMACEDIECIIEATGHPLAGTRHALAAIGADKHVVMVNVEADVMVGALLAEKARQAGVVYSMAYGDQPAAMCELVDWVKSCGFELVAAGKGMNFCPSYRYSTPDTVWDYFDFTPEQVKSGDFNPKMYNSFTDGTKAAIEMAAVANATGMDCPKDGLAFPPAGLQDLAEVFKPVSEGGQLEKTGIVDIAASREPDGRTVLNNIQYGMFVTFKAPNEYTRQCFNQYGLMTDKSGWYGSMWRPFHLIGLETAMSVLSACLRQEPTGSSRLFRADAVAAAKGSFDSGEYLDGEGGFKVWAKAIPATESVALNALPIGLAHHVRLKRSVSQDQVVSLDDVDIVDDLDIHALRREQRRLLSPGDEAAQLAPAMAEA encoded by the coding sequence ATGAACCTTGCGAGCATGTTGGCGGCGCGAAACGCCGCAGGAAGACCGGTGCGTGTAGGCCTGATCGGGGCGGGCAAATTTGGCTCGATGATCCTGGCGCAGGCGCGTCATATCGAGGGGCTGCATGTGGTCGGGGTCGCGGACCTCGACGTGAAGAAGGCGCGCGAGTCCTTTGCGCGGGTCCACTGGCCGAGGGAGCAATATGCTGCGTCGTCGGTGCAGGATGCGCTCAGCAGCGGGCAGACCTGGATCACCGAGGATGCAGGTGCGTTGATGGCCTGCGAGGATATCGAATGCATCATCGAGGCCACGGGCCATCCGCTGGCGGGCACGCGGCACGCCTTGGCGGCCATCGGTGCGGATAAGCACGTGGTCATGGTGAACGTCGAGGCCGACGTGATGGTGGGCGCGCTGCTGGCAGAGAAGGCGCGGCAGGCCGGGGTGGTTTACTCGATGGCCTATGGCGATCAGCCTGCGGCCATGTGCGAACTGGTGGACTGGGTGAAGAGCTGCGGCTTTGAGCTGGTTGCGGCAGGCAAGGGGATGAACTTTTGCCCCTCCTACCGCTATTCGACGCCGGACACGGTGTGGGACTACTTCGATTTCACCCCGGAGCAGGTAAAGTCGGGCGACTTCAATCCGAAGATGTACAACTCCTTCACCGATGGCACCAAGGCGGCGATCGAGATGGCGGCTGTGGCCAACGCGACCGGTATGGATTGCCCGAAAGACGGCCTCGCCTTTCCGCCCGCCGGGCTGCAAGACCTTGCCGAGGTTTTCAAGCCGGTGAGCGAGGGCGGGCAGTTGGAGAAGACCGGCATTGTCGATATCGCCGCTTCGCGGGAGCCGGATGGGCGGACGGTGCTGAACAACATCCAGTACGGTATGTTCGTGACCTTCAAGGCGCCGAACGAATACACCCGCCAATGTTTCAACCAATACGGCCTGATGACCGACAAGAGCGGCTGGTATGGCTCAATGTGGCGACCGTTCCACTTGATCGGGCTGGAAACCGCGATGTCGGTCCTTTCGGCCTGCCTGCGGCAGGAGCCGACGGGCAGCTCGCGTCTGTTCCGCGCCGATGCGGTTGCAGCGGCCAAGGGCAGCTTTGACAGTGGCGAGTATCTCGACGGTGAAGGGGGCTTCAAGGTTTGGGCCAAGGCCATTCCGGCGACGGAGTCGGTGGCGTTGAATGCCCTGCCCATTGGGCTGGCGCATCACGTGCGGCTGAAGCGCTCTGTCAGCCAGGACCAGGTCGTGAGCCTTGATGATGTGGACATAGTAGATGACCTCGACATTCACGCGCTCCGCCGGGAGCAGCGGCGGCTGCTGTCGCCGGGGGACGAGGCAGCGCAGCTTGCGCCTGCGATGGCCGAGGCCTGA
- a CDS encoding SDR family NAD(P)-dependent oxidoreductase has translation MPDLLTGKTAIITGAASPRGLGKATAKLFAEHGCRVAVLDLDADAAASAASDLPGEGHIGLACNVTDKDACDTAFAAVLEAFGQVDILVNNAGITQPLKFMDIAPENYDAVLDVNLRGTLYMSQAALPHMRSRKSGSIVNMSSVSAQRGGGIFGGPHYSAAKAGVLGLTKAMAREAAPDNVRSNAICPGFIATDITAGKLTNEMKAAVLDGIPMGRAGEASDVAGCALFLASDLAAYVTGSEVDVNGGSLIH, from the coding sequence ATGCCCGACCTTCTCACCGGAAAGACCGCCATCATCACCGGCGCCGCCAGCCCGCGCGGCCTCGGCAAGGCCACCGCCAAGCTCTTCGCCGAGCACGGCTGCCGCGTGGCGGTGCTCGACCTCGACGCCGACGCCGCCGCATCGGCCGCTAGCGATCTTCCCGGCGAAGGCCACATCGGGCTCGCCTGCAACGTCACCGACAAAGACGCCTGCGACACCGCCTTCGCCGCCGTGCTGGAGGCCTTCGGTCAGGTCGACATTCTGGTGAATAACGCTGGCATCACCCAGCCGCTGAAGTTCATGGACATCGCACCCGAGAACTACGACGCCGTGCTGGATGTGAACCTGCGCGGCACCCTCTACATGAGCCAGGCAGCGCTGCCCCACATGCGCTCCCGCAAGTCCGGCTCTATCGTCAACATGTCGTCTGTCTCCGCCCAGCGCGGCGGCGGCATCTTCGGCGGGCCGCACTACTCGGCCGCCAAGGCGGGAGTGCTCGGCCTCACCAAGGCCATGGCCCGCGAAGCCGCCCCCGACAACGTGCGCTCCAACGCCATTTGCCCCGGCTTCATCGCGACCGACATCACGGCGGGCAAGCTGACCAACGAAATGAAAGCGGCGGTACTCGACGGCATCCCGATGGGTCGCGCCGGCGAAGCCTCCGATGTAGCGGGGTGCGCCCTCTTCCTCGCCTCCGACCTCGCCGCCTATGTCACCGGCTCCGAAGTCGACGTGAACGGCGGCTCGCTGATCCACTGA
- a CDS encoding GntR family transcriptional regulator, translating to MADKLLPEQIAKRLRREILRGTLRPGASIKERDNAAELGVSRTPMREAIRILSLEGLVELRPSRSPIVADPTWKEVVDNLEVLKALELLSGELAVAHASEADIDAAAAVQARMEKLAPTTDEIDLFEVDMEFHSALVRASGNPALAETHSTYLAKLWRARFLGSRIGRSQQRVFDEHNGIIQGLRDRDRRKVKSTISAHLDALRRQIRRHFDTNTRVGELQPNPTTEAADDVTPAK from the coding sequence ATGGCGGACAAACTGCTGCCGGAGCAGATCGCGAAGCGTCTGCGAAGGGAAATTCTGCGGGGCACGCTGCGGCCCGGTGCTTCTATCAAGGAACGCGACAATGCCGCCGAGCTGGGTGTGAGCCGCACGCCCATGCGTGAGGCGATTCGGATCCTGTCGCTGGAGGGGCTGGTGGAGCTGCGTCCCTCGCGCAGCCCGATCGTGGCCGACCCGACATGGAAGGAAGTGGTGGACAACCTCGAAGTGTTGAAGGCGCTGGAGTTGCTCTCGGGCGAGCTCGCGGTGGCCCATGCCTCGGAGGCTGATATCGATGCCGCCGCCGCCGTTCAGGCCCGTATGGAAAAGCTTGCCCCCACTACGGATGAGATCGACCTCTTCGAGGTCGATATGGAGTTTCACTCCGCGCTCGTGCGGGCCAGCGGTAACCCGGCGCTTGCCGAGACCCATAGCACCTACCTTGCCAAGCTCTGGCGCGCGCGCTTTCTCGGCAGCCGGATCGGGCGCAGCCAGCAGCGGGTGTTTGACGAGCATAACGGCATCATTCAGGGGCTGCGGGACCGGGACCGGCGCAAGGTGAAATCAACCATCTCGGCCCACCTCGATGCCCTGCGCCGCCAGATACGGCGGCACTTTGACACCAACACCCGGGTCGGCGAGCTACAGCCCAACCCGACAACGGAAGCCGCGGACGACGTCACCCCTGCAAAGTGA
- a CDS encoding NAD(P)-dependent oxidoreductase, translating to MTEANTGTAIIGLGVMGRGMAKNILAAGIPLTGYDMAQPALDALKAMGGTPATSAAEAANGTSLLILMVVNAAQARAALFEQGAAAALSPGATVMLSSTVAPFAARAIGDELAEMGHHLLDAPVSGGQVGAEAGTLTIMASGSAQAFARAEKVLEATAGTLHRLGDEPGMGATYKVVHQLAAGVHIAAAAELMSFGAKAGCDPQKLHEIVMASAGASWMLGNRGPRMMEADPEVTSTVEIFIKDLGLVEETAKEAEAPVPLAALSLQLFSAARALGHGKADDALVIRAYEALTGKPVHES from the coding sequence ATGACTGAAGCAAACACCGGAACAGCAATCATCGGCCTCGGCGTCATGGGCCGGGGCATGGCGAAGAACATCCTCGCGGCGGGCATCCCGCTCACGGGGTATGACATGGCCCAACCCGCGCTCGACGCGCTAAAAGCGATGGGCGGCACACCCGCCACTTCCGCCGCCGAGGCCGCAAACGGCACCTCTCTGCTGATCCTCATGGTGGTCAACGCCGCCCAGGCCCGCGCCGCGCTCTTTGAGCAAGGCGCCGCCGCCGCCCTCTCCCCCGGCGCCACCGTCATGCTGTCGTCAACCGTTGCCCCCTTCGCCGCCCGCGCCATTGGCGACGAATTGGCCGAAATGGGCCACCACCTGCTCGATGCACCGGTCTCCGGCGGGCAGGTCGGAGCCGAAGCGGGCACGCTCACCATCATGGCCAGTGGCTCCGCACAGGCCTTCGCCCGCGCCGAAAAGGTGCTCGAAGCCACCGCTGGCACGCTCCACCGCCTCGGCGACGAGCCGGGCATGGGCGCCACCTACAAGGTTGTCCACCAGCTCGCCGCAGGCGTCCACATCGCCGCCGCCGCCGAGTTGATGAGCTTCGGCGCCAAGGCCGGTTGTGACCCGCAAAAGCTGCACGAGATCGTCATGGCCTCGGCAGGGGCGAGCTGGATGCTCGGCAACCGTGGCCCCCGGATGATGGAAGCCGATCCCGAAGTCACCTCCACCGTCGAGATCTTCATCAAGGATCTCGGGCTGGTGGAAGAAACCGCCAAGGAGGCCGAGGCCCCCGTGCCACTGGCCGCCCTCTCGCTGCAACTCTTCTCCGCCGCCCGGGCCCTCGGCCACGGCAAGGCGGACGATGCCCTCGTCATCCGCGCCTACGAGGCGCTCACCGGAAAACCCGTTCACGAAAGCTGA
- a CDS encoding transketolase family protein has product MTIGPNSRRTPAHIARPKPAERGARTSAMIASLDAEGRDTIAAPFGHALVDLAKTRSDIVGLTADLGKYTDLHIFAQAYPDRFYQMGMAEALLMSAAAGMAREGFTPFATTYAVFASRRAYDFIVMAIAEENLPVKIVCALPGLTTGYGPSHQATEDLAIMRGMPNMTVLDPCDAVETDQATRAIADYPGPVYMRLLRGKVPNVLGEYGYQFELGKAKEIRPGNDVLFISSGFMTMRCLDAAAALEKDGVSCAVLHSPTIKPLDEATICAEAAKGGRLVVTAENHSITGGLGEAVAGALARNQVHVPFRQVALPDEFLDAGALPSLHDQYGLSVASITTRVKGWLND; this is encoded by the coding sequence ATGACCATCGGTCCCAACTCCCGCCGCACGCCAGCCCACATCGCCCGTCCGAAACCGGCCGAGCGCGGCGCCCGTACCTCCGCCATGATCGCCTCGCTGGATGCCGAGGGCCGCGACACCATCGCCGCCCCCTTCGGCCACGCGCTGGTGGACCTCGCCAAGACCCGCTCAGATATCGTCGGCCTCACCGCCGACCTCGGCAAATACACCGACCTGCACATCTTCGCCCAAGCCTACCCCGACCGTTTCTACCAGATGGGCATGGCCGAGGCGCTGCTGATGTCCGCCGCCGCCGGCATGGCCCGCGAGGGGTTCACCCCCTTCGCCACCACCTACGCCGTCTTCGCCTCGCGCCGCGCCTACGACTTCATCGTGATGGCCATCGCCGAGGAGAACCTGCCGGTCAAGATCGTCTGCGCCCTGCCCGGCCTCACCACCGGCTACGGCCCCTCGCACCAGGCCACCGAAGACCTCGCCATCATGCGCGGCATGCCCAATATGACCGTGCTCGACCCCTGCGATGCGGTGGAAACCGACCAAGCCACCCGCGCCATCGCCGACTACCCCGGCCCGGTCTACATGCGGCTGCTGCGTGGCAAGGTGCCGAACGTGCTGGGCGAATACGGCTACCAGTTCGAGTTGGGCAAGGCCAAGGAGATCCGCCCCGGCAACGACGTACTCTTCATCTCCTCCGGCTTCATGACCATGCGTTGCCTCGACGCGGCAGCGGCGCTTGAGAAAGATGGCGTAAGCTGCGCCGTGCTCCACTCGCCCACCATCAAGCCGCTGGATGAGGCCACCATCTGCGCCGAGGCGGCCAAGGGCGGCAGGCTCGTGGTCACCGCCGAGAACCACTCCATCACCGGCGGCCTCGGTGAAGCCGTGGCGGGTGCGCTGGCCCGCAACCAGGTCCACGTCCCCTTCCGCCAGGTCGCCCTCCCCGACGAGTTCCTCGACGCCGGCGCCCTCCCTTCGCTTCACGATCAATACGGGCTATCCGTTGCCAGCATCACCACACGGGTAAAGGGCTGGCTGAATGACTGA
- a CDS encoding transketolase gives MGEVQGQGYIGQALGSADVLAVSYFHAMRYRPGDPDWEGRDRFLLSIGHYAIALYAAMIEAGILPEDEIETYGMDDSRLPMSGMAAYTPGMEITGGSLGHGLGIAVGMALGLKRKKNDAFVYNMLSDGELGEGSTWEAVMGAAAWKLDNLIAIVDFNNQQADGPTMDALATGPGTEAAKWQAFGWHAEEVDGNDIAAVVAAFDRARNLTDPKPRAIICNTKMCKGVPFLEEREITHFVRVEPEEWAKALAHLDTEMPE, from the coding sequence ATGGGCGAGGTGCAGGGGCAGGGATATATCGGGCAGGCGCTGGGATCGGCCGACGTTCTGGCGGTGTCCTACTTCCACGCCATGCGCTATCGCCCCGGCGATCCCGACTGGGAAGGTCGGGATCGCTTCCTCCTCTCCATTGGCCATTACGCCATCGCGCTCTATGCCGCGATGATCGAAGCCGGCATCCTGCCCGAGGACGAGATCGAAACCTACGGCATGGACGATAGCCGCCTGCCGATGTCCGGCATGGCCGCCTACACGCCGGGCATGGAGATCACCGGCGGCTCGCTCGGCCACGGTCTGGGCATCGCCGTGGGCATGGCGTTGGGCCTCAAGCGCAAGAAAAACGACGCCTTCGTCTACAACATGCTGTCCGATGGCGAACTGGGCGAGGGCTCCACCTGGGAGGCGGTCATGGGCGCCGCCGCCTGGAAGCTCGATAACCTCATCGCCATCGTCGACTTCAACAACCAGCAGGCCGACGGCCCCACGATGGACGCACTCGCCACCGGCCCTGGAACCGAGGCCGCCAAGTGGCAGGCCTTCGGCTGGCACGCCGAGGAGGTCGACGGCAACGACATTGCGGCAGTTGTGGCCGCCTTCGACCGCGCCCGAAATCTGACCGATCCGAAACCCCGCGCGATCATCTGCAACACCAAGATGTGCAAGGGCGTGCCCTTCCTCGAAGAGCGCGAGATCACCCACTTCGTCCGCGTGGAGCCCGAAGAATGGGCCAAGGCGCTCGCCCACCTCGATACGGAGATGCCGGAATGA
- a CDS encoding TRAP transporter substrate-binding protein, which produces MKLSTVLSTAAAAALVAGAAMADPITLRIQTHYATEHPTGQALATWIDDVQTMSGGDITVEMFYSSSVVATTETFDAAINGIVDCDATGGAYQTGKNPAFQFVGDIMGGYDTPWQQYSWLYYGDGYAAAQELYNAQGMQLVGWSIYGQESLSSSKPIRGFEDLKGWKFRSPPGMETEIFEELGASPIVMDFTEIFTALETGIIDGADASGLANNVGLGLYDIVKHATYPGFHSMPSDHLACNKDVWDGMTEQQRRIIDTAWQKLSFQIALSNEKANAEAAAELTAAGVTLYDWSPEDRAAFRKAAQTAWDDWGTRSPEAGAILASHKTYLKQLGLIE; this is translated from the coding sequence ATGAAACTTTCGACCGTTCTTTCGACGGCCGCAGCCGCTGCCCTTGTGGCCGGTGCCGCCATGGCTGATCCGATCACCCTTCGGATCCAGACTCACTATGCAACCGAGCATCCGACCGGTCAGGCTCTGGCCACCTGGATCGACGACGTCCAGACCATGTCCGGCGGCGACATCACCGTCGAGATGTTCTACTCCTCGTCCGTCGTGGCGACCACCGAGACCTTCGACGCCGCCATCAACGGCATCGTCGACTGCGACGCCACCGGCGGCGCGTACCAGACCGGCAAGAACCCCGCGTTCCAGTTCGTCGGCGACATCATGGGCGGCTACGATACCCCCTGGCAGCAGTACTCCTGGCTCTACTACGGTGACGGCTACGCCGCCGCTCAGGAGCTCTACAACGCTCAGGGCATGCAGCTCGTCGGCTGGTCGATCTACGGCCAGGAGTCGCTGTCTTCGTCCAAGCCGATCCGTGGCTTCGAAGACCTGAAGGGCTGGAAGTTCCGTTCGCCCCCGGGCATGGAAACCGAGATCTTCGAAGAGCTGGGCGCCTCGCCCATCGTGATGGACTTCACCGAGATCTTTACCGCGCTCGAAACCGGCATCATCGACGGTGCTGACGCCTCTGGCCTCGCCAACAACGTGGGCCTCGGTCTCTACGACATCGTGAAGCACGCCACCTACCCGGGCTTCCACTCGATGCCGTCCGACCACCTCGCCTGCAACAAGGACGTGTGGGACGGCATGACCGAGCAGCAGCGTCGGATCATCGACACCGCCTGGCAGAAACTCTCCTTCCAGATCGCCCTGTCGAACGAGAAGGCCAACGCTGAAGCCGCCGCTGAGCTGACCGCCGCTGGCGTGACTCTCTACGACTGGTCGCCCGAAGATCGTGCCGCCTTCCGTAAGGCCGCTCAGACCGCTTGGGACGACTGGGGCACCCGTTCGCCCGAGGCCGGCGCGATCCTCGCCAGCCACAAGACCTACCTCAAGCAGCTCGGCCTGATCGAGTAA
- a CDS encoding LacI family DNA-binding transcriptional regulator — MAQKTVRIRDVAREAGVSTATVSRALSNPDLLTESTRKAVEDAVRITGYRVNHAARNLRMQRAGAVLVLVPNLGNPFFSTILAAISESFAGTDTSVLIADTASGGRELTGYFLDGRIDGMISLDGGLAQSDLAAFDSAGVAERIVFACEWVDGSTLPSVRSDNEEGARLAVQHLHDLGHRDIAHVTGPAGNVLTKARRAGMLAERARLGLPSRDDWIIRGDFSLASGRDAAHRIIAMKDRPSAVFCASDQVAFALMSTLMEAGLRVPEDISVIGFDDIELSKVYTPSLTTIRQDRHALGRRAAQLLLEQIAAAGDPLAPVAPDRVEMVGVELVTRQSTAVPG, encoded by the coding sequence ATGGCTCAAAAAACTGTCAGAATTCGGGATGTTGCGCGGGAGGCCGGGGTCTCGACCGCCACCGTCAGCCGGGCGCTTTCCAACCCCGACCTGCTGACGGAGAGCACCCGCAAAGCGGTAGAAGATGCGGTTCGAATCACCGGATACCGGGTCAACCACGCCGCGCGGAACCTCCGGATGCAGCGCGCCGGGGCCGTTCTGGTGCTCGTGCCCAACCTCGGCAACCCGTTTTTCAGCACCATCCTCGCCGCCATTTCCGAGAGCTTCGCTGGCACCGATACCTCCGTGCTCATTGCCGACACCGCAAGCGGCGGGCGCGAGCTGACCGGCTATTTTCTCGATGGCCGGATCGACGGGATGATCTCGCTCGATGGTGGCCTCGCCCAGTCCGACCTTGCCGCCTTTGACAGCGCAGGCGTGGCCGAACGCATCGTTTTCGCCTGTGAGTGGGTCGATGGCTCCACCCTGCCCTCAGTTCGGTCCGACAATGAAGAAGGCGCGCGCCTCGCCGTGCAGCACCTGCATGATCTCGGCCACCGCGACATCGCCCATGTCACCGGCCCCGCAGGCAATGTGCTCACCAAGGCCCGGCGCGCAGGCATGCTGGCCGAGCGCGCCCGCCTCGGCCTGCCCAGCCGGGATGACTGGATCATTCGCGGCGACTTCTCGCTCGCCTCGGGCCGCGATGCCGCGCACCGCATCATCGCCATGAAAGACCGGCCCTCAGCCGTTTTCTGTGCCTCCGATCAGGTGGCCTTTGCGCTGATGTCCACGCTGATGGAGGCGGGCCTGCGTGTGCCCGAGGATATCTCGGTCATCGGCTTCGACGATATCGAGCTGAGCAAGGTCTACACGCCCTCGCTCACCACCATCCGGCAGGATCGGCACGCGCTCGGCCGCCGGGCCGCCCAGCTGCTGCTGGAGCAGATCGCCGCGGCAGGCGACCCGCTCGCCCCCGTAGCGCCCGACCGGGTCGAGATGGTCGGAGTCGAGCTGGTGACCCGACAGAGCACCGCCGTCCCGGGCTGA